The DNA segment AGGCTCACTTGGCCGTCGCCAGCAATCACGACTTTGCCGTTTTTACGGACCGACAAAATAGTCGTGCCGTGCCAGAGGGGGATGTTTTGTTGGGTCATGGTCTTCAAGTATCCACGAACACCGCCGCGTGCAAGGCTTTTTGCGGCAGAATTCATCTATATAAACAATCGTTAACTAGTTTGGTGCAGGCTGGCGAAGCAAGGATGTTCCTGATAGAAGAAGTTTTAGAAGGCCAAATCAATGAAGGCCAAACCAATAAAGGAGCGCGCCATGCGCACGGCCACAGCCGAACGGGCGACGAAGGAAACCCAGATTACCGCGACCGTCAATTTGGACGGTACGGGGCAATATGATGTCTCGACGGGAATTGGTTTTTTGGACCACATGATGGAACAGCTTTCGCGTCACAGTTTGATGGACCTGGATCTTAAGGCTTCTGGCGATCTCCATATCGATATGCACCACACGGTCGAAGACACAGGCATCACCATTGGTGAAGCCATCGCTAAGGCTTTGGGTGATCGCAAGGGAATTTGCCGATATGCCTCGGCACACATTCCTATGGATGAAACGCTTACGCGGGTCGCGTTGGATTTTTCAGCGCGGCCATATTTGGTTTGGCGGGTCAAATTTCGTCGTCACAAAATTGGCGATATGGATACTGAACTGTTCAAAGAATGGTTTCAGGCCTTTGCTCAGGCGGCGGGCATGACTCTGCACGTCGAAAACATCTATGGGACAAATACCCATCACGTGATTGAATCCTGCTTTAAGGCTTTGGCGCGGGCGCTTCGTGATGCGATGGAAATTGATCCCCGAAAATCCGACGAGGTGCCCTCAACCAAGGGTGTCTTGGGCGGATCACTCTGAGCACGAACAGATAAGATAAATTCTCATGCGCTTGTATACCGTCCATTTTCGCCCTTATGGCCTCAACCCGGAGAAAAATCTGGTGCTGATCAAGGAAGGATTTTCTTGGTTGGGATTCTTTTTTTCTGGGTTTTGGGCCTTGGCGCATGGACTGTGGATTGCTGCTGGGGGCTTGTTCGTTGGCTCTGGTGTGCTGATAGGTATTCTAGTGCTGATTGAACCAACTCCGATTACGGAATTAGCAATCAGTCTAGGCTACGCGGTTCTTATCGGTTTTATCGCAAACGACCTTCACCGCTGGACGTTGGAACGACAGGATTATGATCTAGTTGGCGTGGTCTCAGGCGCTGGAATTGACGAGGCGGAGCAGCGATTTCTGGACAACGAACCGGAAAAAGCAGCAGCGGTATATTCATGAGTGTTGCAATTATAGATTATGGGTCAGGAAACCTGCGGTCTGCAGCCAAGGCATTTGAACGTGCTGTCAGTGAATTGGGCCTGAATATACCTGTTCAGGTGACGGATAATCCGGATGATTTAGCGGCAGCAAGCCGCATCGTATTGCCGGGCGTCGGTGCTTTTGGTGATTGTCGTCAAGGGTTAGATGCGGTTACCGGTATGACAGATGCCTTGGAAGAAGAGGTCATTCGCGGCGGAAAGCCGTTTTTGGGCATTTGTGTTGGTATGCAATTGATGGCGTCTTATGGCCGGGAACACGGGGATCACAAGGGATTGGGATGGGTTCCAGGCGAGGTCGTTCACCTAGCGCCCTCTGATTCCACGCTAAAGATTCCACACATGGGTTGGAATGATTTAAATTTTCTGGATAATCATCCTGTTACTAAAGATTTATCAGATGGTGACCATGCATATTTTGTCCACTCCTATCAATTTTCGTGCGATGATTCGCAACACCAGTTGTCTACAGTTGATTACGGCGAACGGGTGACAGCGATGATTGCCCGTGACAATATGGTTGGAACCCAGTTCCATCCGGAGAAAAGTCAAAGTGTGGGGTTGAAGTTGATTGCGAATTTTTTGAAGTGGCGGCCTTAAAATGATTCTTTTCCCCGCCATTGATTTAAAGGACGGGTGTTGCGTTCGTTTGCGCCAAGGAGACATGGAGCAAGCAACGGTTTTTAGCGACAACCCCGCAGAAATGGCTAAGAATTTTGAAAAAGCGGGCTGCGAGTGGATTCATGTCGTTGATTTGAATGGCGCTTTTGCGGGTAATTCAGTCAATGGTGAGGCCATTGAGGCAATCTTGGGTGCGGTAAATATTCCAATTCAGTTGGGCGGCGGCATTCGCACTCTGGAAGACATGAAATATTGGTTGGACAAAGGGGTGGCCCGCGTCATTCTTGGAACCATCGCGATTAAAAATCCGGAATTGGTCTTGAAGGTCTGCAAACACTACGGCGATAAGATTGCGATTGGTATTGATGCCCGTGGCGGTCAAGTGGCGGTCGAGGGATGGGCTGAAACCTCATCCATGCACGCGCTTGATCTGGCGATGATGTTTGAAGGATCGGGTGCCGGGGCGATCATTTATACCGATATTGATAAGGATGGCCTGATGGAAGGCCCCAACATTGAAATGACGGAGGTTTTGGCCCAATCAACGTCGACACCGATCATATTATCAGGCGGCATTTCTTCCATCGATGATCTTTATGGTGTCTACGAATTATTGGGACCAATCTTGCATGGCGCGATTAGTGGTCGTGCGATTTACGATGGTCAGTTGGATCCCAAAGAAGCGGTCGAAATGTTGAAGGGCGAATAGTGTGGGGGGCCGATGTTAAAGGCTCGCGTCATTCCTTGTCTAGATGTTGAAGGAGGCCGCGTTGTCAAAGGCGTAAACTTCGTTGATTTAGTGGACGCCGGTGATCCGGTTGAACAGGCCCGGGTCTATGACCAAGCGGGGGCCGACGAGCTTACATTTCTAGATATCACCGCCAGCCATGAAGACCGAGATACAATCTTGGATGTGGTTCGTCATACGGCTGAGGAATGCTTCATGCCGGTCACCGTGGGCGGCGGCATTCGGACCATAGATGATATTCGGCGGCTTTTACTTGCCGGTGCGGATAAGGTTTCGATCAACACCGCAGCCGTCCATAATCCCCAATTCGTTAAGGAAGCGGCGGAAAAGTTTGGCTCTCAATGCATCGTCGTTTCGGTTGACGCTAAGTCAGTGGCTGAAAACAAGTTCGAAATTTTTACTCACGGCGGGCGCAACGCCACCGGAATTGACGCTGTTGAATGGTCACAGCGTATGGTCGAGTACGGTGCCGGCGAAATTCTGCTGACCTCCATGGATCGGGATGGGACAAAGATCGGCTTTAATATTCCGTTGACCCGCGCAATTTCCGATGCGGTCACGGTTCCGGTTATTGCGTCGGGTGGGGTTGGGACTTTGGATCACTTGGTCGAAGGAATTGTTGAGGGTCATGCGTCCGCTGTACTTGCGGCCTCGATTTTTCACTTTGGAACCTATACCATCGCCGAAGCCAAGGCGCATATGAAGGCAGCAGGTGTTGCCGTGCGCGAAGTAGCAGGGGCCTGATCATGACCAAGGATGGTAATACGGCAGAAGTACTGGAGCGCTTGTTCGACGTCATCGAAACAAGGCGCGGTGCAGATGCCAATTCTTCCTATACGGCAAGCCTGCTTGCCGAGGGCACGGAAAAAATCGCCCAAAAATTGGGGGAAGAAGCAATTGAAACGATTGTTGCTGCTTTGAGCGAGACCCCAGAACGTGTAAGCAGCGAAAGTGCAGATCTGTTATATCATTTGATGGTTCTTTGGGCCGACGTCGGAATTGATCCGTCGGATGTCTGGGCCGAATTGGCTGGTCGTGAAGGAACTTCAGGGATTGCCGAGAAAGCAGCCCGTAAGGCTTAATTTGCGTGAGGGGGGACGTCCATGGCATACGACAAAGAAAACATCTTCGCCAAAATCTTACGCGGCGAAATACCGTGTAAAAAAGTGCATGAGACCAAACATTCACTGGCCTTTTATGATGTCGATCCTCAGGCCCCCACCCATGTCTTGGTCATACCCAAGGGGCGCTATATGTCGATGGATGATTTTTCCCAAAACGCTGGCGATAATGAGATTGCCGATCTGGTTCGTGCTGTTGGTGCGGTGGCGCGAAAGCTGGGTGTGGCAGACGACGGCTATCGGATTCTGGCCAACCACGGCGACAATGCGCATCAAGAAGTCCCACACTTTCATGTTCATATATTTGGCGGGCGTGAGTTAGGGCCGATGCTAAAAAAGGCCTAGAATTTGGCCGTGACTAAATTTTTCCCCGGCGCAATGCGGCGATAGGCTAAGGCCTCCGCGATATGAATTCGAGCGACGGGCCCGCCACCCTCCAAATCTGCCAATGTTCGGGCAACCCGTAATACCCGGTGATAGCCGCGCGCAGATAGCCGCATGCGGTCAGCAGCTTCCAACAGCAGCCGCCGGCCTTCATCGTCCGGGGCTGCGACCTTTTCCAGCAATGCACCATCTGCTTCGGCATTGGTGCGAATGGGCTTTTCGCCGCCGAATTCTCGATAGCGATCTTTTTGTAACGCACGCGCATTGGTGACCCGGGTAGCGACACTTTCGCTTGGCTCGGATGGAGGCGGCTGAGAAAGGTCTAGCGGATTGACGGCCGGGACATCGACATGCAAATCAATTCGG comes from the Rhodospirillaceae bacterium genome and includes:
- the hisB gene encoding imidazoleglycerol-phosphate dehydratase HisB, producing the protein MRTATAERATKETQITATVNLDGTGQYDVSTGIGFLDHMMEQLSRHSLMDLDLKASGDLHIDMHHTVEDTGITIGEAIAKALGDRKGICRYASAHIPMDETLTRVALDFSARPYLVWRVKFRRHKIGDMDTELFKEWFQAFAQAAGMTLHVENIYGTNTHHVIESCFKALARALRDAMEIDPRKSDEVPSTKGVLGGSL
- a CDS encoding DUF2628 domain-containing protein translates to MRLYTVHFRPYGLNPEKNLVLIKEGFSWLGFFFSGFWALAHGLWIAAGGLFVGSGVLIGILVLIEPTPITELAISLGYAVLIGFIANDLHRWTLERQDYDLVGVVSGAGIDEAEQRFLDNEPEKAAAVYS
- the hisH gene encoding imidazole glycerol phosphate synthase subunit HisH codes for the protein MSVAIIDYGSGNLRSAAKAFERAVSELGLNIPVQVTDNPDDLAAASRIVLPGVGAFGDCRQGLDAVTGMTDALEEEVIRGGKPFLGICVGMQLMASYGREHGDHKGLGWVPGEVVHLAPSDSTLKIPHMGWNDLNFLDNHPVTKDLSDGDHAYFVHSYQFSCDDSQHQLSTVDYGERVTAMIARDNMVGTQFHPEKSQSVGLKLIANFLKWRP
- the hisA gene encoding 1-(5-phosphoribosyl)-5-[(5-phosphoribosylamino)methylideneamino]imidazole-4-carboxamide isomerase; its protein translation is MILFPAIDLKDGCCVRLRQGDMEQATVFSDNPAEMAKNFEKAGCEWIHVVDLNGAFAGNSVNGEAIEAILGAVNIPIQLGGGIRTLEDMKYWLDKGVARVILGTIAIKNPELVLKVCKHYGDKIAIGIDARGGQVAVEGWAETSSMHALDLAMMFEGSGAGAIIYTDIDKDGLMEGPNIEMTEVLAQSTSTPIILSGGISSIDDLYGVYELLGPILHGAISGRAIYDGQLDPKEAVEMLKGE
- the hisF gene encoding imidazole glycerol phosphate synthase subunit HisF, which gives rise to MLKARVIPCLDVEGGRVVKGVNFVDLVDAGDPVEQARVYDQAGADELTFLDITASHEDRDTILDVVRHTAEECFMPVTVGGGIRTIDDIRRLLLAGADKVSINTAAVHNPQFVKEAAEKFGSQCIVVSVDAKSVAENKFEIFTHGGRNATGIDAVEWSQRMVEYGAGEILLTSMDRDGTKIGFNIPLTRAISDAVTVPVIASGGVGTLDHLVEGIVEGHASAVLAASIFHFGTYTIAEAKAHMKAAGVAVREVAGA
- a CDS encoding phosphoribosyl-ATP diphosphatase — translated: MTKDGNTAEVLERLFDVIETRRGADANSSYTASLLAEGTEKIAQKLGEEAIETIVAALSETPERVSSESADLLYHLMVLWADVGIDPSDVWAELAGREGTSGIAEKAARKA
- a CDS encoding histidine triad nucleotide-binding protein, whose product is MAYDKENIFAKILRGEIPCKKVHETKHSLAFYDVDPQAPTHVLVIPKGRYMSMDDFSQNAGDNEIADLVRAVGAVARKLGVADDGYRILANHGDNAHQEVPHFHVHIFGGRELGPMLKKA